One genomic region from Bubalus kerabau isolate K-KA32 ecotype Philippines breed swamp buffalo chromosome 7, PCC_UOA_SB_1v2, whole genome shotgun sequence encodes:
- the RHOH gene encoding rho-related GTP-binding protein RhoH, with protein MLSSIKCVLVGDSAVGKTSLLVRFTSETFPEAYKPTVYENTGVDVFMDGIQISLGLWDTAGNDAFRSIRPLSYQQADVVLMCYSVANHNSFLNLKNKWIGEVRSNLPCTPVLVVATQTDQREVGPHRASCVNAIEGKRLAQDVRAKGYLECSALSNRGVQQVFECAVRTAVNQARRRNRRRFFSINECKIL; from the coding sequence ATGCTGAGTTCCATCAAGTGTGTGTTGGTGGGAGACTCTGCTGTGGGGAAAACATCTCTGCTGGTACGTTTCACCTCGGAAACCTTCCCTGAGGCTTATAAGCCTACAGTATATGAAAATACAGGTGTAGACGTCTTCATGGATGGGATCCAAATCAGCCTGGGCCTCTGGGACACGGCCGGCAACGATGCCTTCAGGAGCATCCGCCCTCTGTCCTACCAGCAGGCAGACGTGGTGCTGATGTGCTACTCCGTGGCCAACCACAACTCCTTCCTGAACCTGAAGAACAAGTGGATCGGTGAAGTCAGGAGCAACCTGCCCTGCACCCCCGTGCTGGTGGTAGCCACCCAGACGGACCAGCGGGAGGTGGGGCCCCATCGGGCCTCCTGCGTCAATGCCATCGAAGGAAAGAGACTGGCCCAGGATGTGAGAGCCAAAGGCTACCTGGAGTGCTCGGCCCTCAGCAACCGGGGCGTCCAGCAGGTATTTGAATGTGCCGTCCGAACTGCTGTCAACCAAGCCAGGAGACGCAACAGGAGGAGGTTCTTCTCTATCAATGAGTGCAAGATCCTCTAA